A window of Amycolatopsis australiensis contains these coding sequences:
- a CDS encoding IS5 family transposase yields MRDEEWERLRSLLPADPGRGGRWADHRATINGVLWRARTGCPWRDMPAEYGNWVTIYKRHNRWSQDGTWAAVLDRLRAGCDEAEGSDWTVGADSTVIRAHQHAAGARHDEAAGADTGGRFE; encoded by the coding sequence TTGCGTGATGAGGAATGGGAGCGGCTGCGGTCGTTGCTGCCGGCGGATCCGGGCCGGGGTGGCCGCTGGGCTGATCACCGGGCCACGATCAACGGGGTGTTGTGGCGGGCCCGCACCGGGTGCCCGTGGCGGGACATGCCCGCCGAGTACGGAAACTGGGTGACGATCTACAAGCGGCATAACCGGTGGTCGCAGGATGGGACGTGGGCGGCGGTCCTGGACCGGTTGCGGGCCGGGTGCGACGAGGCCGAAGGGAGCGACTGGACGGTCGGCGCGGACTCCACGGTGATCCGCGCGCACCAGCATGCTGCCGGAGCTCGCCACGACGAGGCCGCCGGCGCTGACACAGGGGGCCGGTTCGAATGA
- a CDS encoding transposase — protein MLPELATTRPPALTQGAGSNDTKAGAGRQALGRSRGGLSTKIHLVADRRCRPIARLTSPGQHGDSPRFVPLLQQIRIRRRGLGRSRVRPARVMADKAYSSKANRAYLRERGIKAVIPVKEDQKPTAASAARPVAGHRPSTPSATRTATPSSVPSTSSKRFGRLPPDTTSSTSSTRAPSTSPRSRSGSATPSFDPRNTP, from the coding sequence ATGCTGCCGGAGCTCGCCACGACGAGGCCGCCGGCGCTGACACAGGGGGCCGGTTCGAATGACACGAAAGCCGGGGCCGGTCGTCAGGCCCTGGGGCGTTCGCGCGGTGGGCTGTCCACCAAGATTCATCTGGTCGCCGACCGGCGTTGCCGGCCGATTGCCCGGTTGACCAGTCCAGGCCAGCATGGTGACTCGCCGCGGTTCGTGCCGTTGTTGCAGCAGATCCGGATCCGGCGTCGCGGCCTGGGCCGTTCCCGGGTCCGGCCTGCGCGGGTGATGGCGGACAAGGCCTACTCCTCCAAGGCCAACCGCGCCTACCTGCGCGAGCGCGGGATCAAGGCAGTCATTCCGGTCAAGGAAGACCAGAAGCCAACCGCCGCAAGCGCGGCTCGGCCGGTGGCCGGCCACCGGCCTTCGACACCGAGCGCTACAAGGACCGCAACACCGTCGAGCGTGCCTTCAACAAGCTCAAAGCGTTTCGGGCGGTTGCCACCAGATACGACAAGCTCGACATCATCTACCAGGGCACCATCGACATCGCCTCGATCAAGATCTGGCTCCGCGACCCCGTCCTTTGATCCAAGAAACACGCCCTAG